A single genomic interval of Shewanella psychropiezotolerans harbors:
- a CDS encoding PAAR domain-containing protein: MPPAARITDMHVCPMVTPGLPPIPHVGGPVIGPGVPTVLIQKLPASVVGDSCVCVGPPDTVAKGSATVMISGKPAARMGDTTVHGGSIVLGALTVMIGG; encoded by the coding sequence ATGCCACCTGCAGCAAGGATCACTGATATGCATGTTTGCCCTATGGTGACACCTGGACTGCCGCCGATCCCTCATGTCGGTGGTCCGGTTATTGGGCCGGGCGTCCCAACGGTATTGATACAAAAACTGCCCGCAAGTGTAGTTGGTGATAGCTGTGTGTGTGTGGGTCCGCCAGACACAGTGGCAAAAGGGTCGGCAACTGTGATGATCAGTGGCAAACCTGCTGCCAGAATGGGAGATACCACAGTGCATGGAGGCAGTATTGTTCTGGGGGCATTGACGGTAATGATTGGTGGATAG
- a CDS encoding baseplate J/gp47 family protein, producing MAKIIFFSVVWSLIMENEMTRLLLESKQALRLPDALVAGHFNVDEMSFETLLVFAKQLASQLHFYDHQNNKAGTWEPMFCASELAMMAMLKNMDCDRISIEFEEDLKQDPQAAVITILTSLSNINLWYQQLKLSDSEAAFEFCLKISSAVDKKLQPCLQQLQGVVAFLTPEQQQMAEQKIRLFDPIWGDIVSQWQPNSARMDTNQLLPLLQQNFSNVINVVRYLQMGIGVYTLALENRSDHDPSMGLFMAFLKIYRHSQQKLNRFTMRHLDLYYRKILKFEPAPSSPESAYLLFTPTKGLRRAVQIRKGTEFSYGKDSNQQDVIFHLDDDLSLSDAQVKSVFNLYLHRDPLISPESELHYVTQVTQNQLKLEDNANCDFTTFGANGRFGGKSASLAALGFAVSAPVLNLREGHRELSLTIALAEPHPIPSHALYLLNTADSDAEKRDCILAIFTHLLEAEPSLYDGENTADNLLINLSEGQQVEMFLCAEEQQSLIHKNYLLSLLVEAPNEALFYRLLGRLFSRHTLNRIGRHQRNAWLSKADIQQISIKSQEFTETSGLKRLLRLLSQDQLRTFYELYEKMFDIKLSTEEGWLQSKNYRIQPLSKKVDGDEHGAYGFQFIITLTPDLPPITPINAEVHGNQWHCDEGMIQFGIKPLATFFPYSIFRGLILSAIDIDVDVKGITDLVAYNNHGRVDPAKTFVPFGAQPSRYSYLVLGSEEMAQKQIVELEINLNWSDLPSELDGFKTYYAGYDFPFCNDTFKGELEVLRDGSWLKVNPQQSITLFDENTETNRLKSFKVIRSDVANAFKPVGANLKKQAFDYNLKSRNGFIKLQLSEPDIAFGHQQYSTLLTNILVANAHSKKPKPLPNLPYTPSLSRLSVNYRANTVIHLHPQNQKKNLPQHSVTHIHPFGFQQIYPITKHKDLELKYLFPRYAFDGNLFIGIESLTLTGILTLFFHFDEKASLNSSDEESDVQWFYLINNNWLPFSKRQILSDTTFGLTTSGIMTFVLPEGINVENSVMPKGLFWLRASANQSLSSYGRCLSITTHAGKATRQLSGELQSIAQQGLAKWKTLHPVAGLEKVTQARTHFDGKDQENDREFKQRVSERLRHKNRAVTCWDYEHLILQEFAEIDRVKCISNCIFNKQGKQPGHVLIIVRPKVIGCQHQLCDDFNISQNLLNRVQTFISLHASQFVKIDVREPVYESVQVRCAVKFVPGMHTGQMITQLNKDICDFLCPWGESANNSGFGWQLITQDIDSYIRQLSYIKFVTEVSALHIIKRTQQSLPYFQLTDSVTADAIEDRDSNTDIAPSSPWCLLMPYGHQVIELISEEIDHKAKQTGINELEVGGNFIIGGEEGTEQCVEGTQQDG from the coding sequence GTGGCAAAAATCATCTTCTTCAGTGTCGTTTGGTCACTCATTATGGAGAATGAAATGACGCGGTTATTGCTTGAAAGCAAACAGGCATTACGCTTGCCTGATGCTCTGGTTGCCGGGCATTTTAATGTTGACGAAATGTCGTTTGAAACCCTGTTAGTGTTTGCTAAACAACTGGCTTCTCAGTTGCATTTTTATGATCACCAAAATAATAAAGCGGGCACATGGGAACCCATGTTTTGTGCCAGTGAGTTGGCAATGATGGCCATGTTGAAAAACATGGATTGTGATCGAATATCTATAGAGTTTGAAGAGGATTTAAAACAGGACCCACAAGCCGCTGTCATCACGATTCTAACCTCGCTTTCAAACATTAATCTCTGGTACCAGCAGTTAAAGCTGTCAGACAGTGAAGCCGCTTTTGAGTTTTGCCTCAAGATATCTTCAGCAGTAGATAAGAAATTACAGCCATGTTTACAGCAGTTGCAAGGGGTTGTAGCGTTTTTAACGCCAGAACAACAACAGATGGCAGAGCAAAAGATAAGACTGTTTGATCCCATATGGGGAGACATTGTTTCTCAATGGCAGCCAAATAGTGCTCGGATGGACACCAACCAGCTGCTCCCGCTGTTACAACAAAACTTTTCTAACGTCATTAATGTGGTTCGGTATCTACAGATGGGGATCGGAGTCTATACCTTAGCGCTAGAGAATCGTTCGGATCATGATCCATCGATGGGTTTGTTTATGGCGTTTTTGAAGATATATCGTCATAGCCAACAAAAGTTAAATCGTTTTACGATGCGACATTTGGATCTCTATTATCGAAAGATATTAAAATTTGAGCCAGCCCCGAGTTCGCCCGAATCAGCATATTTACTGTTTACTCCGACAAAAGGGCTTAGACGGGCAGTACAGATCAGAAAGGGGACAGAGTTTAGCTACGGTAAAGACAGTAATCAGCAAGATGTTATTTTCCACTTAGATGATGACCTCTCGCTTAGCGATGCTCAAGTTAAGTCTGTATTCAACCTTTATCTACATCGTGACCCACTTATTTCTCCTGAAAGCGAGTTGCACTATGTGACTCAGGTGACTCAAAACCAACTCAAGCTTGAAGATAACGCGAATTGTGACTTTACGACTTTTGGTGCTAATGGGCGATTTGGTGGCAAGAGTGCATCGCTAGCCGCGTTAGGTTTTGCCGTCTCAGCGCCGGTGTTAAATTTACGGGAGGGGCATAGAGAGTTAAGTTTAACTATAGCATTGGCAGAACCTCATCCCATTCCATCTCACGCGCTTTACCTGTTAAATACCGCCGACTCAGATGCTGAAAAACGAGATTGCATCTTGGCTATTTTTACCCATTTACTCGAGGCTGAGCCCAGTTTATACGACGGTGAAAACACGGCTGACAACTTGCTTATAAACCTATCAGAAGGACAGCAAGTGGAGATGTTTCTCTGTGCCGAGGAACAACAGAGTTTAATCCATAAAAACTACTTATTATCACTGCTTGTCGAGGCCCCAAATGAAGCACTTTTTTACCGACTATTAGGGCGATTATTTAGTCGGCATACCCTTAATAGAATAGGGCGACATCAACGAAATGCTTGGTTGAGTAAAGCTGATATTCAACAGATAAGCATTAAATCACAAGAGTTTACTGAAACCTCAGGGCTTAAAAGGTTATTACGCTTGTTGAGTCAAGATCAGCTACGCACTTTTTATGAACTGTATGAGAAGATGTTTGATATTAAGCTTTCTACTGAAGAGGGGTGGTTGCAGTCTAAAAACTATCGCATTCAACCTCTGAGTAAAAAGGTGGATGGTGATGAACATGGTGCATATGGTTTTCAATTTATTATTACCTTAACACCAGACTTACCCCCTATAACCCCAATTAACGCTGAGGTTCACGGCAATCAATGGCATTGTGATGAGGGGATGATTCAGTTCGGCATTAAGCCACTGGCAACCTTCTTTCCCTATTCTATTTTTCGCGGTCTTATCTTAAGCGCTATCGACATCGATGTTGATGTAAAAGGGATCACTGACCTGGTGGCCTATAACAATCATGGGAGGGTAGATCCTGCGAAAACATTTGTTCCCTTTGGTGCACAGCCATCACGATATAGCTATCTGGTTTTAGGCAGTGAAGAGATGGCACAAAAGCAAATTGTTGAGTTGGAGATCAATCTTAACTGGAGTGACTTACCTTCTGAACTCGATGGTTTTAAAACTTACTATGCTGGTTATGATTTCCCATTTTGTAATGATACGTTTAAAGGGGAATTAGAGGTCTTAAGAGATGGTAGCTGGCTGAAAGTTAATCCGCAGCAATCGATCACACTTTTTGATGAAAACACCGAAACCAATAGGTTAAAAAGTTTTAAAGTGATTAGATCGGATGTTGCTAATGCGTTTAAACCCGTTGGAGCGAATCTTAAAAAGCAAGCATTCGACTATAATCTTAAAAGTAGAAATGGCTTTATTAAGCTTCAGCTTTCTGAGCCCGATATTGCTTTCGGGCATCAACAATATTCAACCTTGTTGACTAATATTCTCGTTGCCAATGCCCATAGTAAAAAGCCCAAACCATTACCAAACCTGCCCTATACTCCCTCGTTGAGTCGCTTATCTGTTAATTATCGTGCTAATACTGTGATACATCTTCATCCGCAAAATCAGAAAAAGAATCTTCCTCAGCATAGTGTGACCCATATTCACCCCTTTGGCTTCCAGCAAATCTACCCCATCACTAAACATAAGGATCTTGAACTTAAGTACTTGTTTCCTCGATATGCTTTTGACGGCAATTTGTTTATTGGTATTGAGTCATTAACACTGACTGGAATATTGACTCTATTCTTTCATTTCGATGAAAAGGCCAGCCTTAATTCAAGTGATGAGGAAAGCGATGTTCAGTGGTTTTATCTGATTAATAACAATTGGTTACCTTTCTCAAAACGACAAATACTGTCTGACACGACATTTGGCTTAACGACTTCAGGGATCATGACATTTGTTTTGCCTGAAGGGATAAATGTTGAAAACAGTGTGATGCCCAAAGGTTTGTTTTGGCTAAGAGCAAGCGCAAACCAGTCACTGTCTAGCTATGGACGTTGTTTATCGATAACAACACATGCGGGTAAAGCAACACGACAGCTTTCAGGGGAGCTGCAGAGCATTGCTCAGCAAGGCCTTGCTAAATGGAAAACGCTGCATCCGGTGGCAGGACTCGAGAAGGTGACACAAGCTAGGACTCATTTTGATGGTAAGGATCAAGAGAACGATCGTGAGTTTAAGCAGCGAGTCAGCGAACGTCTTAGGCATAAGAATCGGGCGGTGACTTGCTGGGATTATGAGCATTTAATTCTGCAAGAGTTTGCTGAAATTGATCGAGTTAAATGCATTTCAAACTGCATTTTTAACAAACAGGGTAAGCAGCCCGGACATGTTTTAATAATCGTCCGGCCCAAGGTCATTGGCTGTCAGCACCAGTTATGTGATGACTTTAATATCAGTCAAAACCTGCTTAACCGGGTACAGACATTTATCTCATTACATGCGTCCCAATTTGTCAAAATAGATGTCAGGGAGCCAGTATACGAGAGTGTGCAAGTACGCTGCGCAGTTAAGTTTGTACCGGGTATGCATACAGGCCAGATGATCACACAGTTAAACAAAGATATTTGTGATTTTCTCTGCCCTTGGGGTGAGTCGGCCAATAATAGTGGCTTTGGTTGGCAGCTAATAACCCAAGATATTGACTCTTATATACGCCAGCTTAGTTATATTAAATTTGTCACTGAGGTGTCAGCTTTACACATTATCAAGCGGACACAGCAGTCACTGCCCTATTTTCAGCTGACCGATAGCGTAACAGCAGATGCTATTGAAGACCGAGACAGTAATACAGATATAGCCCCTAGCTCGCCTTGGTGCCTGCTGATGCCTTATGGCCACCAAGTCATCGAGTTGATAAGTGAAGAGATCGATCATAAAGCCAAACAAACAGGGATTAATGAATTAGAAGTGGGGGGAAACTTCATTATCGGTGGTGAAGAGGGCACTGAACAGTGTGTAGAAGGAACTCAACAAGATGGCTAA
- a CDS encoding contractile injection system tape measure protein has translation MDNTQIAMSHLAKKHRIETAVLDLSFDEQSMADGFQQQAHTYVLHTLLPAIDRVFEQHQQGWEICIDRLEIDLGELDGRDYLSQLETKLVAALSEKMMELNSSSSGLAVVTSSEQPDGIIKEISFRKLSSEESDWQQLCYFLNRGQLPWSSPFATGKLTSQGWQDWLVVTLFKNIKPLTTLLNRSPYLDSLLSRLVLQLSIEKSIELILKLAQPSRIKQVRYLFKLMFNYGDDAASSALEKRLYANGALLNSATNNEKLFFIRALFKALLTGSTRQSADAVEPINEWFPALVDIGQRYLSDELKPEFSAQFNDTNYQKQQDKSSRTLLVSALLIKAILSGDIDQLQSVWHLAVGEYRTEFLKLVIHLGQQAEVRYRLSKALSESMWQQLLELIEPTESDFIRRISLLFKPVKERAVDMSSASVKTLSDSQSKQQFWLFTLTYLLVERGSQFNRKSYLQSMLRQNASHHNISQMQLHQLLLQTLESLPMESALKRNMHVLLSQLQGELADHNLDEKLKVASHEVKLTAEQIALEDIATALNLGRYDRLKLHWSHYVSAYPDALITSLYLYGHQPICVTAIVTHFTLTMLRDTLGLLAPKERQFIQPLIEQTPLQLKKVEMAKPIEQRELTKQLWEFTFSYLLVERGSNFNNLSYLGYITHKIAAHNNLDHQEFVHHLASAFYSLEAPSEMQKQLLLLLAELLLEPVINLKQTESSSSSVELAQAPVNITDKTRQQYRQFILALTAGDATRIEQVIKDLDNSDRAFVIRVLHYFLKPANRYTSPQGLMTRAQDAIDRYLLALPRSILTALLQLLYPTSQQWLGSLVNSHSILCVGLPSLNTFKAFDGNGGIPSLQPLISSMSLRRVMTFSKQLQRHIWREIWQSIGHSIKEEAASGTEISELSEQLIMRVFSRVAEFRNCTLTALLQAIELEHQINGVGGYLSELVTRQLKLILKDNDSRAGIQQRYKQASSNIEIDSYLDVDALSAESQLQQLEHYQRISTGLTLVSQHIFFAVNHAKQMPEHELKVKLQQVIYWLAELFQQEPVAALSWLKRVMFGSFQWQHIWRALADIHLDELFDSLRQILPVTSVNMLLSELRQHIGLSVGFNQIYRFSYTLTQQSERSHHLPVALANDVLLVNDVPCYSSRNTKERVGLASNTKHVAKSVIPQPTADKVAAISNQTGTKRAVSNQAERGPARMKPSVIASHQSPPKLVNLEAGKSVIAEQAIEVLSTEFESLLVKLSQANSHHISAILLSRFYPCLKALMTSDAATLKILLLNYLSSNEVAKLVFKHRPATECHELLILLFSTRYLSLQKIIDLLALVSGSIRAATLDPLPQCLFIIDYLLHHRQVNFSDVVTAYLTMLYDSRASVSVIFSANNRFSSRELFFTQIVRELKAASSTNLAPAQIKQCIKIIEFQNTKKSSVSKPNQRVVTNKNQSKPLSDKTQKQLTLVELERLIYGLSAQNTAEDLETEGDEIHIANAGVVLASPYISRLFSMLAYTESGQFIDEQAQERGAQLLQYMVTGQSEAGEYQLTLNKLLCGIKTAKPLRYSIELSDQEKETADGLLVGIIDNWKTLGQTTPEGLRETFLQRDGVLYREKEAWKLQIQTNAFDMLLDSLPWSFSVIKFPWMERVLHVEWR, from the coding sequence ATGGATAACACTCAAATAGCTATGTCACATCTCGCCAAGAAGCACCGAATCGAAACTGCGGTGCTGGATCTGTCTTTTGATGAACAATCGATGGCCGATGGATTTCAGCAGCAAGCACATACTTATGTACTACATACTTTGCTTCCCGCCATAGATCGTGTGTTTGAGCAACATCAACAAGGTTGGGAGATCTGTATCGATAGGTTGGAGATTGATCTTGGCGAGCTTGATGGCCGTGATTATCTTAGCCAACTTGAAACCAAGTTAGTTGCCGCATTGTCAGAAAAAATGATGGAGCTCAATAGCAGCAGTTCTGGTTTGGCAGTGGTCACGTCGAGTGAGCAGCCAGACGGCATCATTAAGGAGATTAGTTTTCGTAAGTTGAGCTCAGAAGAGAGCGATTGGCAGCAATTATGCTATTTTTTGAATCGTGGTCAACTACCTTGGAGTAGTCCGTTTGCGACGGGGAAACTCACATCACAGGGGTGGCAAGATTGGCTAGTGGTTACATTATTTAAAAATATTAAGCCGCTCACGACTCTGTTGAATCGTTCTCCCTATTTAGACAGCTTACTCAGTCGCTTGGTTTTGCAATTATCGATTGAAAAGAGTATCGAGTTGATTTTAAAGCTTGCTCAACCATCGCGAATAAAACAGGTACGTTATCTATTCAAATTAATGTTCAACTATGGCGATGATGCCGCAAGTTCTGCATTAGAAAAACGACTTTATGCTAACGGAGCCTTATTAAATTCGGCAACGAATAATGAGAAGTTATTTTTTATTCGCGCATTGTTTAAAGCACTATTGACGGGAAGTACCAGGCAGTCTGCGGATGCTGTAGAGCCCATCAATGAATGGTTTCCAGCATTAGTGGATATTGGTCAACGCTATCTTTCTGATGAGCTTAAACCTGAGTTTTCTGCACAATTTAACGATACTAATTATCAAAAACAGCAGGACAAGAGCAGTCGAACCTTGCTCGTTTCTGCACTTCTTATCAAGGCTATTCTCAGTGGCGATATTGATCAACTTCAATCAGTATGGCACTTAGCGGTAGGGGAATACCGCACAGAATTTCTCAAACTAGTTATACATCTAGGTCAACAGGCCGAGGTTCGATATCGTTTATCGAAAGCCTTAAGTGAGTCGATGTGGCAGCAGCTATTGGAGTTAATTGAGCCTACAGAAAGCGACTTTATCCGCAGGATCTCTTTATTGTTCAAGCCAGTTAAAGAGCGTGCTGTGGATATGTCATCAGCATCTGTTAAAACACTGAGCGACAGTCAGAGTAAGCAGCAATTTTGGTTGTTTACGTTAACCTACTTGCTGGTTGAGCGAGGTAGTCAGTTTAATCGTAAATCCTACCTGCAGAGCATGCTCCGTCAAAATGCATCTCATCACAATATCAGCCAGATGCAACTGCATCAATTATTGCTTCAAACTCTTGAGTCACTTCCAATGGAGTCTGCGCTTAAGCGCAATATGCATGTTCTGTTGAGTCAATTACAGGGTGAGTTGGCAGATCATAATCTTGATGAAAAGCTAAAAGTTGCAAGTCATGAGGTTAAGCTTACTGCGGAACAAATCGCACTTGAAGATATCGCGACCGCTTTGAATTTAGGGCGTTACGATCGGCTTAAGTTGCATTGGAGCCATTATGTGTCTGCTTATCCTGATGCGCTGATCACCAGTTTGTATCTCTACGGCCATCAACCCATCTGTGTGACTGCAATCGTGACTCATTTTACCCTTACCATGCTCAGAGACACGCTTGGACTGCTGGCACCTAAAGAACGGCAATTTATCCAGCCTCTAATAGAGCAAACTCCCTTGCAGTTAAAAAAAGTAGAGATGGCTAAGCCAATAGAGCAACGGGAATTAACTAAGCAACTTTGGGAATTCACCTTTAGTTACTTACTGGTTGAAAGGGGCTCCAACTTTAATAATTTAAGTTATTTGGGCTATATCACTCACAAAATAGCTGCGCATAACAACCTAGACCATCAAGAGTTTGTTCATCATCTTGCCAGTGCTTTTTACTCGTTAGAAGCGCCTTCCGAGATGCAAAAGCAGCTGCTACTGTTATTAGCTGAATTATTACTGGAACCTGTAATAAACCTAAAACAAACAGAGTCCTCTTCATCGTCTGTAGAGCTTGCTCAAGCGCCGGTTAACATCACAGACAAAACCCGTCAGCAGTATCGTCAGTTTATACTGGCCCTAACCGCTGGGGACGCAACTCGCATAGAACAGGTCATTAAAGATTTAGATAATAGTGATCGCGCATTCGTGATCCGTGTCTTGCATTACTTTTTGAAACCAGCTAATCGTTATACGTCACCTCAAGGCTTAATGACTCGCGCGCAAGATGCAATCGATCGCTACCTGTTAGCATTGCCTAGGTCAATACTAACTGCACTGCTGCAGTTGTTATACCCGACGAGCCAGCAATGGCTTGGTTCTTTGGTTAACTCCCACTCTATTTTGTGTGTTGGGCTGCCTTCGCTCAATACATTCAAGGCATTCGATGGGAATGGGGGCATCCCATCTTTACAACCGCTTATAAGCTCAATGTCACTGCGACGAGTGATGACATTCTCAAAACAACTGCAACGACATATTTGGCGTGAGATCTGGCAATCGATAGGACACTCAATAAAAGAAGAAGCCGCTTCAGGAACTGAAATTTCTGAGCTTTCTGAGCAACTCATTATGCGGGTTTTCTCCCGTGTAGCAGAATTTAGAAACTGTACGCTAACTGCATTGTTGCAGGCCATTGAGCTGGAGCATCAGATTAATGGCGTTGGCGGATATCTCTCTGAACTCGTGACACGGCAACTCAAATTAATCTTAAAGGACAATGACTCAAGAGCGGGTATTCAGCAGCGATATAAACAAGCGAGTAGCAATATTGAAATCGACAGTTATCTCGATGTTGATGCGCTAAGCGCTGAATCTCAGCTACAGCAGTTGGAGCATTATCAAAGGATCTCTACGGGTTTAACGCTTGTCAGCCAGCATATTTTCTTTGCTGTTAATCACGCTAAACAGATGCCAGAACATGAGCTGAAAGTGAAACTTCAGCAAGTTATATATTGGCTGGCGGAGTTATTTCAACAGGAGCCCGTCGCAGCATTGAGTTGGTTAAAACGGGTGATGTTCGGCTCATTTCAGTGGCAGCATATTTGGCGTGCTTTGGCTGATATTCACCTTGACGAGTTATTCGATAGCTTGAGACAAATCCTGCCTGTGACGAGCGTGAATATGCTCCTTTCTGAACTGCGGCAGCACATTGGTCTCTCAGTTGGCTTTAATCAAATTTATCGTTTCAGTTACACGTTAACCCAGCAATCTGAGCGGTCACATCATCTGCCTGTGGCACTCGCTAATGATGTTTTACTGGTGAATGACGTTCCCTGTTATTCGAGTCGAAATACCAAAGAGCGGGTAGGGCTTGCATCTAATACCAAGCATGTGGCCAAGAGTGTCATACCCCAGCCGACAGCAGATAAAGTGGCTGCTATTTCTAATCAGACCGGGACTAAACGGGCCGTGTCTAATCAGGCCGAGAGAGGTCCGGCTAGAATGAAGCCGTCAGTAATAGCCTCTCACCAATCACCCCCTAAACTCGTTAACCTCGAGGCAGGTAAATCCGTGATAGCTGAACAAGCTATAGAGGTTTTGAGCACTGAATTTGAGTCGCTATTGGTAAAGTTATCGCAAGCCAATTCGCACCATATCTCTGCAATTTTGTTATCTCGTTTTTATCCTTGCCTGAAAGCCTTGATGACCTCAGATGCGGCAACTTTGAAAATTCTACTGCTTAACTACCTCTCTTCAAACGAGGTGGCTAAGCTGGTGTTCAAGCATCGTCCCGCTACTGAGTGTCATGAGCTGCTGATCCTACTGTTTTCAACGCGATATCTCTCATTGCAGAAGATTATCGACCTATTGGCCCTAGTCAGCGGCAGCATTAGAGCAGCGACCCTTGACCCGCTACCTCAGTGCTTGTTTATTATTGATTATTTACTGCATCATCGTCAGGTTAATTTTAGTGATGTTGTGACTGCCTACCTCACCATGCTGTATGACAGTAGGGCTTCTGTTTCGGTCATTTTTAGTGCTAACAATCGGTTTAGTTCAAGAGAACTGTTTTTTACGCAGATTGTTAGAGAGCTTAAAGCTGCATCCAGTACCAATTTAGCTCCCGCTCAGATAAAGCAATGCATCAAGATAATTGAATTTCAGAATACTAAAAAAAGCTCTGTCTCAAAGCCAAACCAGCGAGTGGTAACCAATAAAAATCAAAGTAAACCTTTATCCGATAAGACGCAAAAACAGCTCACCTTAGTAGAATTAGAGCGCCTTATCTATGGATTATCAGCACAAAACACAGCAGAAGATTTAGAGACCGAAGGCGATGAAATTCATATTGCGAATGCGGGTGTAGTGCTTGCTTCGCCATACATATCTAGACTTTTTAGCATGTTAGCTTATACCGAGTCGGGTCAGTTTATTGATGAACAAGCACAAGAGCGTGGCGCACAGTTATTGCAGTATATGGTCACAGGCCAGAGTGAAGCCGGGGAGTATCAGTTGACGCTTAACAAGCTGCTGTGTGGCATAAAAACAGCGAAACCACTTCGTTATAGCATTGAGCTGTCAGATCAAGAGAAAGAGACCGCAGATGGTTTACTGGTCGGGATCATCGATAACTGGAAAACACTAGGTCAAACGACACCAGAGGGATTAAGAGAGACATTTTTACAGCGAGATGGCGTGCTTTATCGAGAGAAAGAGGCGTGGAAATTACAGATCCAAACTAATGCGTTTGACATGTTACTTGATAGCTTGCCATGGAGTTTTTCGGTGATCAAGTTTCCCTGGATGGAACGAGTGTTACATGTTGAATGGCGATGA
- a CDS encoding GPW/gp25 family protein — translation MMSIERSFLGTGWCFPPQFMAAERSVEMVSAEEDIEQSIHIILSTSPGERVMDPLFGCGIKKMVFEEINQATIAKLMHLISRSLLYFEPRINVELIEIGTDNAMEGRLDIDLNFTVITTNARRNMVYPFYILEGTLVDL, via the coding sequence ATGATGAGCATAGAACGATCATTTTTAGGCACTGGATGGTGCTTTCCACCTCAGTTTATGGCAGCAGAAAGATCGGTTGAGATGGTTTCTGCTGAAGAAGATATTGAACAAAGCATACACATCATTTTGTCTACCTCACCGGGAGAGCGAGTGATGGACCCTTTGTTTGGCTGTGGTATCAAAAAAATGGTTTTCGAGGAAATTAATCAGGCCACAATCGCTAAGCTAATGCACTTAATAAGCCGTTCACTGCTTTATTTTGAGCCCAGAATTAATGTCGAGCTGATTGAAATAGGTACTGACAATGCTATGGAAGGGCGCCTTGATATCGACTTGAATTTCACTGTGATCACGACTAATGCAAGGCGTAATATGGTGTATCCATTCTATATTTTGGAGGGAACCTTAGTTGATCTGTAA